One part of the Glycine soja cultivar W05 chromosome 11, ASM419377v2, whole genome shotgun sequence genome encodes these proteins:
- the LOC114374593 gene encoding transcription initiation factor TFIID subunit 15b-like isoform X2, which yields MSGAYGQDGGGSAPPSYGSSGGYSSAGGYGATGGGVAGGGGSYGGGGYGGGGGGAGYGGSDGGGGYGTKGSGNGGGYGGNDGGGYGGRGGYGGNDGGGYGGRGGGGGAGQGGRGGGGYGGRGGGGFQGGDRGGRGGGRGGGRGGGRDGDWRCPNQSCGNLNFAKRVECNKCGAPSPNPNSSNDRGGSGSGGGYNRGGGGYGNNRGGRGNDYSSGGGRSGSYDGGRGNEYNSGRGGNSEGRGGSYRGSQGREDGGYGQVPAPTAQSYGGVGGNYPPTYSSYSGGNASYGTEAVPPPASYTGGPNSYPPSYGGSVGGYGGDNQGDGRSGGRSGPPAGYDSSYGAGNRGGFGGSSAETPAAVKQCDENCDDTCDNSRIYISNLPPDVTTEELRELFGGIGQVGRIKQKRGYKDQWPWNIKIYTDESGNNKGDACLAYEDPSAAHSAGGFYNNYDLRGYKISVAMAEKSAPRAPPAYNQGGNRGGYGGDRRRDNYRDGGGSGPDRRDHYGNRSRPY from the exons ATGTCTGGAGCGTACGGTCAAGACGGCGGCGGTTCCGCGCCACCGTCCTATGGATCCAGCGGCGGATACAGTTCCGCCGGTGGTTACGGTGCTACTGGTGGTGGTGTTGCCGGCGGGGGTGGCAGTTATGGTGGCGGAGGctatggaggaggaggaggcggtGCCGGATACGGTGGTAGTGATGGCGGTGGAGGTTATGGAACCAAAGGCAGCGGAAACGGCGGTGGATATGGCGGTAACGATGGTGGAGGTTATGGCGGAAGAGGCGGCTACGGTGGAAACGACGGCGGAGGCTATGGAGGAAGGGGCGGCGGTGGAGGCGCTGGTCAAGGTGGCCGGGGAGGTGGTGGATATGGTGGTCGAG gtggtggtggattTCAAGGCGGAGATCGTGGTGGTCGAGGTGGTGGTCGCGGCGGCGGTCGTGGTGGAGGCAGAGATGGAGACTGGCGTTGTCCTAAccaaag TTGTGGGAATCTGAACTTTGCGAAAAGGGTTGAATGCAACAAATGCGGTGCTCCAAGTCCTAATCCCAATAGTTCTAATGATCGTGGTGGCAGTGGCAGTGGCGGTGGTTATAATAGAGGAGGTGGAGGCTATGGTAACAATCGAGGAGGAAGAGGTAATGACTATAGCAGCGGAGGGGGTAGATCTGGTAGTTATGATGGAGGGAGAGGCAATGAATATAATAGTGGAAGGGGTGGTAATAGTGAAGGTAGAGGTGGTTCATATAGAGGTAGTCAGGGGAGAGAAGATGGTGGTTATGGTCAAGTTCCTGCTCCTACTGCCCAATCTTACGGTGGTGTTGGTGGAAACTACCCACCCACTTACAGTTCTTATAGTGGTGGGAATGCAAGTTATGGAACAGAAGCAGTTCCTCCACCTGCAAGTTATACTGGTGGACCTAATTCCTATCCTCCATCATATGGGGGTAGCGTGGGTGGTTATGGGGGAGATAATCAAGGGGATGGACGGAGTGGTGGTAGATCTGGGCCTCCTGCTGGATATGACAGTAGTTACGGTGCTGGTAATCGAGGTGGATTTGGTGGATCTTCTGCAGAGACCCCTGCTGCAGTGAAGCAGTGTGATGAGAATTGTGACGATACATGTGACAACTCTAGAATCTACATCTCAAACCTACCACCAGATGTGACTACTGAAGAATTGAGGGAACTTTTTGGAGGCATTGGACAA GTTGGAAGAATAAAACAGAAGAGGGGCTATAAAGATCAGTGGCCTTGGAACATAAAGATTTACACTGATGAGAGTGGAAACAACAAGGGtgatgcatgccttgcttatgAAGACCCTTCTGCAGCACATTCTGCTGGCGGTTTTTACAATA ATTATGATTTGAGGGGTTACAAAATCAGTGTTGCAATGGCAGAAAAATCtgcaccaagagctccacctgCATATAACCAAGG GGGCAATAGGGGTGGCTATGGTGGAGATAGACGCAGAGACAATTATAGAGATGGAGGTGGTTCTGGGCCTGATAGGCGTGATCATTATGGAAATCGTTCTCGTCCATACTGA
- the LOC114374593 gene encoding transcription initiation factor TFIID subunit 15b-like isoform X1 has translation MSGAYGQDGGGSAPPSYGSSGGYSSAGGYGATGGGVAGGGGSYGGGGYGGGGGGAGYGGSDGGGGYGTKGSGNGGGYGGNDGGGYGGRGGYGGNDGGGYGGRGGGGGAGQGGRGGGGYGGRGGGGGFQGGDRGGRGGGRGGGRGGGRDGDWRCPNQSCGNLNFAKRVECNKCGAPSPNPNSSNDRGGSGSGGGYNRGGGGYGNNRGGRGNDYSSGGGRSGSYDGGRGNEYNSGRGGNSEGRGGSYRGSQGREDGGYGQVPAPTAQSYGGVGGNYPPTYSSYSGGNASYGTEAVPPPASYTGGPNSYPPSYGGSVGGYGGDNQGDGRSGGRSGPPAGYDSSYGAGNRGGFGGSSAETPAAVKQCDENCDDTCDNSRIYISNLPPDVTTEELRELFGGIGQVGRIKQKRGYKDQWPWNIKIYTDESGNNKGDACLAYEDPSAAHSAGGFYNNYDLRGYKISVAMAEKSAPRAPPAYNQGGNRGGYGGDRRRDNYRDGGGSGPDRRDHYGNRSRPY, from the exons ATGTCTGGAGCGTACGGTCAAGACGGCGGCGGTTCCGCGCCACCGTCCTATGGATCCAGCGGCGGATACAGTTCCGCCGGTGGTTACGGTGCTACTGGTGGTGGTGTTGCCGGCGGGGGTGGCAGTTATGGTGGCGGAGGctatggaggaggaggaggcggtGCCGGATACGGTGGTAGTGATGGCGGTGGAGGTTATGGAACCAAAGGCAGCGGAAACGGCGGTGGATATGGCGGTAACGATGGTGGAGGTTATGGCGGAAGAGGCGGCTACGGTGGAAACGACGGCGGAGGCTATGGAGGAAGGGGCGGCGGTGGAGGCGCTGGTCAAGGTGGCCGGGGAGGTGGTGGATATGGTGGTCGAG gaggtggtggtggattTCAAGGCGGAGATCGTGGTGGTCGAGGTGGTGGTCGCGGCGGCGGTCGTGGTGGAGGCAGAGATGGAGACTGGCGTTGTCCTAAccaaag TTGTGGGAATCTGAACTTTGCGAAAAGGGTTGAATGCAACAAATGCGGTGCTCCAAGTCCTAATCCCAATAGTTCTAATGATCGTGGTGGCAGTGGCAGTGGCGGTGGTTATAATAGAGGAGGTGGAGGCTATGGTAACAATCGAGGAGGAAGAGGTAATGACTATAGCAGCGGAGGGGGTAGATCTGGTAGTTATGATGGAGGGAGAGGCAATGAATATAATAGTGGAAGGGGTGGTAATAGTGAAGGTAGAGGTGGTTCATATAGAGGTAGTCAGGGGAGAGAAGATGGTGGTTATGGTCAAGTTCCTGCTCCTACTGCCCAATCTTACGGTGGTGTTGGTGGAAACTACCCACCCACTTACAGTTCTTATAGTGGTGGGAATGCAAGTTATGGAACAGAAGCAGTTCCTCCACCTGCAAGTTATACTGGTGGACCTAATTCCTATCCTCCATCATATGGGGGTAGCGTGGGTGGTTATGGGGGAGATAATCAAGGGGATGGACGGAGTGGTGGTAGATCTGGGCCTCCTGCTGGATATGACAGTAGTTACGGTGCTGGTAATCGAGGTGGATTTGGTGGATCTTCTGCAGAGACCCCTGCTGCAGTGAAGCAGTGTGATGAGAATTGTGACGATACATGTGACAACTCTAGAATCTACATCTCAAACCTACCACCAGATGTGACTACTGAAGAATTGAGGGAACTTTTTGGAGGCATTGGACAA GTTGGAAGAATAAAACAGAAGAGGGGCTATAAAGATCAGTGGCCTTGGAACATAAAGATTTACACTGATGAGAGTGGAAACAACAAGGGtgatgcatgccttgcttatgAAGACCCTTCTGCAGCACATTCTGCTGGCGGTTTTTACAATA ATTATGATTTGAGGGGTTACAAAATCAGTGTTGCAATGGCAGAAAAATCtgcaccaagagctccacctgCATATAACCAAGG GGGCAATAGGGGTGGCTATGGTGGAGATAGACGCAGAGACAATTATAGAGATGGAGGTGGTTCTGGGCCTGATAGGCGTGATCATTATGGAAATCGTTCTCGTCCATACTGA